One Eleginops maclovinus isolate JMC-PN-2008 ecotype Puerto Natales chromosome 22, JC_Emac_rtc_rv5, whole genome shotgun sequence DNA segment encodes these proteins:
- the LOC134859136 gene encoding LOW QUALITY PROTEIN: protocadherin-15-like (The sequence of the model RefSeq protein was modified relative to this genomic sequence to represent the inferred CDS: inserted 1 base in 1 codon): protein SIISIPCLSGFRLQAKKYVLEEANHQRILNNFACRTMAAHSNGALHVNLPKSESNVTFLSDHNPLTTHNPVYDDNSPLSSPEAFPRGESCSEKRFSFSPSYSAGSDNVWSMPAHIHVGLQGYDGPRRPSLMDPDDWEFQILQAEIRNRRRLESSSKLSAREQARQFEQQSLQEPTLKQNWGSQGSLSTILVSDRDSDDVLELTSETLFSIMDYCYSPTSVGKDLPPSIIIAQGDDSLPLVGQRQTPPILXKFSPSISSYLTAQPFQNVEIIPDPPENPPPPPPPPLPPPSPPPPPPPPPPPPPPPPPPPRQHPPPPPTSPPSSPPSSLPSTTCLDKPQDTPRSSPPPANKRVAPQPPPPLPSLPFPAISNETRPVVRFLPTTLPPVSSLRPVSERKHPAPLDQSKADIGKKELKGILKNIENLADIERSVANLYSQVDKTCKVPKINKKPQMTEESEGADRLQSSDPCDEQSTPKTTNSSSAGQINSTTSMNWAENETSELNMAGDTQQPSHLNLNSPTSDEDSQSTVL from the exons TCCATCATTTCTATTCCTTGTCTCTCTGGATTCAGATTGCA GGCTAAAAAGTATGTCCTTGAAGAAGCAAACCACCAGAGGATTCTTAACAACTTCGCCTGTCGCACCATGGCAGCCCACAGCAACGGGGCATTGCATGTCAACTTGCCTAAGTCAGAGAGCAACGTGACATTCCTCTCGGATCACAACCCACTAACCACTCACAACCCAGTGTACGATGACAACAGCCCCCTCAGCAGTCCTGAGGCCTTTCCACGTGGGGAGAGTTGCTCTGAAAAGCGgttctccttttctccctcctACTCAGCAGGGTCAGACAATGTCTGGTCGATGCCTGCTCACATTCACGTGGGGCTGCAGGGTTATGACGGGCCAAGGAGACCATCTCTTATGGACCCAGATGATTGGGAGTTTCAAATACTCCAAGCAGAAATTAGGAACAGGCGAAGGCTGGAGAGTTCGAGCAAGTTGTCAGCCCGTGAGCAGGCCAGGCAGTTTGAGCAGCAGTCCCTCCAGGAACCAACCCTCAAGCAAAACTGGGGCTCCCAAGGCTCCCTTTCTACCATCCTTGTGAGTGATAGAGACAGTGATGACGTTCTGGAGCTGACCTCAGAAACTCTGTTCTCTATAATGGACTATTGCTACAGCCCCACTTCTGTGGGCAAGGATTTGCCCCCCAGCATTATTATCGCTCAGGGAGATGACTCATTGCCCCTGGTTGGCCAGAGACAGACTCCACCCATCC AGAAGTTCAGCCCCAGCATTTCAAGCTATCTGACAGCTCAACCATTTCAGAATGTGGAGATCATACCAGATCCACCAGAaaatccccctcctcctcctcctcctcctcttcctcctccttctcctcctcctcctcctcctcctcctcctcctcctcctcctcctcctcctcctcctcctcggcaACATCCACCTCCCCCACCCACATCTCCTCCCTCTAGTCCAccttcttctctcccttcaACAACCTGCCTTGATAAACCTCAAGACACCCCTCGaagctctcctcctccagccaaTAAACGGGTTGCACCCCAACCTCCACCGCCTCTTCCTTCCTTACCTTTCCCCGCAATCAGCAATGAGACGCGCCCGGTTGTCCGTTTTCTCCCTACAACTTTGCCGCCTGTGTCCTCACTTCGCCCTGTTTCAGAACGAAAACACCCGGCTCCTCTTGACCAATCAAAAGCTGATATTGGGAAGAAGGAGCTTAAAGGGATCCTGAAAAACATCGAGAATCTAGCCGACATAGAGAGGTCTGTTGCCAACCTGTACAGCCAAGTCGACAAAACCTGCAAGGTGCCCAAGATTAACAAAAAACCACAAATGACTGAAGAATCAGAAGGTGCTGACAGACTGCAAAGCTCTGATCCCTGCGATGAGCAGAGCACGCCAAAAACAACCAACTCCAGCTCTGCAGGTCAAATCAACTCAACAACAAGTATGAACTGGGCTGAAAATGAAACAAGTGAACTGAATATGGCAGGAGACACTCAGCAGCCAAGCCATTTGAACTTGAACAGCCCAACCAGTGATGAGGACTCTCAATCAACAGTGctctga